The Pelmatolapia mariae isolate MD_Pm_ZW linkage group LG10_11, Pm_UMD_F_2, whole genome shotgun sequence genome includes a region encoding these proteins:
- the echdc1 gene encoding ethylmalonyl-CoA decarboxylase, protein MVLCALRQQVLRCSSHCRTWARLPQRQRSGCVYSSIHGFNQDEIKEKLQAFHGGSIDLLKQDSGIAVLTINNPSRMNAFSGSMMIDLEERVSQLENWPEGKGLIVQGAAETFCSGSDLNAVRAISNQQDGMKMCMFMQNALTRLLRLPLISVALVEGRALGGGAELTTACDFRLMAAGSVIQFVHKHMGLVPGWGGAARLVHLVGSQNALKLLGGAVKVDPELGVNIGLVDGVLEGHQKAEGAAPLLQQAENWLSRYTKGPAPVVQAVKKVVLSGRELPLSEALRTEKDIFGTVWGAPANLEALASKSKHK, encoded by the exons ATGGTCCTCTGTGCACTGAGGCAACAGGTCCTGAGGTGCAGCAGTCACTGCAGAACCTGGGCCAG GCTGCCGCAGAGACAGAGGAGTGGCTGTGTTTACTCCAGCATCCACGGCTTCAACCAGGATGAGATCAAAGAGAAGCTGCAGGCCTTTCATGGAGGCTCCATTGATCTGCTGAAACAGGACTCTGGCATTGCGGTGCTGACCATCAACAACCCATCTCGCATGAATGCTTTCTCTG GCAGTATGATGATAGATCTGGAGGAAAGGGTGAGCCAGCTGGAGAACTGGCCAGAGGGCAAAGGCCTCATAGTTCAGGGTGCGGCTGAAACGTTCTGCTCTGGGTCTGACCTTAATGCTGTCCGAGCAATATCTAACCAACAG GATGGGATGAAGATGTGTATGTTCATGCAGAATGCTCTTACGAGGCTGCTCAG GCTCCCCCTGATCTCTGTTGCTTTGGTGGAAGGGAGAGCATTGGGAGGAGGCGCAGAACTCACGACTGCCTGCGATTTCAG ATTAATGGCAGCAGGCAGCGTGATCCAGTTTGTCCATAAACACATGGGTCTGGTCCCAGGCTGGGGCGGTGCTGCCCGACTTGTCCACTTGGTTGGAAGCCAGAACGCACTGAAGTTGCTTGGCGGGGCTGTAAAAGTGGATCCTGAGCTTGGCGTAAACATTGGACTGGTGGATGGAGTCCTGGAAGGCCATCAGAAAGCAGAAGGTGCTGCCCCTCTCCTGCAGCAGGCTGAAAACTGGCTCAGTCGCTACACAAAGGGACCTGCCCCAGTGGTCCAAGCTGTGAAGAAGGTGGTGCTGTCAGGCAGAGAGCTTCCTTTGTCTGAAGCTCTGAGGACTGAGAAGGACATATTTGGGACGGTGTGGGGCGCTCCGGCTAACCTGGAGGCCCTGGCGAGCAAGTCCAAACACAAATGA
- the LOC134638009 gene encoding E3 ubiquitin-protein ligase rnf146-like: protein MMASCGEVDHSVSSLPSSKKGSNSGGGSGNSAESSCSGSSNSSPALSVPECAICLQSCVHPVQLPCHHVFCFLCVKGASWQSKRCALCRQEVPDDFLERPTLLSPEELKASAGGRGGAASDHAWYYEGRNGWWQYDERTSRELEDAFSKGKKTAEMLIAGFLYVADLENMVQYRRNEHGRRRKMKRDVLDIPKKGVAGLRLDTEGVSGAVGATSRENSADGADTTLTNIQQQVTGISSTVSAPSAPARPPTSLGGQPGPSTSPPLEDALSQLQISPRPTPSHERSEAGEGEEDEEEEASPSRSSDPHTSVDESGSGDWSDDEDEEDEEENGGDGEHVEPWEGRPRRQRLNPEDRAPPRSESASPSPSSSSSGRSRMPDGQCTVTEV from the coding sequence ATGATGGCTAGTTGTGGAGAGGTAGACCACTCTGTTAGCTCACTCCCATCCAGCAAGAAAGGCAGCAACAGTGGTGGTGGAAGTGGGAACAGTGCAGAATCATCATGCTCTGGCTCCAGCAACTCATCCCCAGCCCTGTCAGTTCCTGAGTGTGCCATCTGTCTGCAGAGCTGCGTCCACCCAGTCCAACTGCCATGCCATCACgtcttctgtttcctgtgtgtaaaGGGAGCATCTTGGCAGAGCAAACGATGCGCTCTCTGCAGACAAGAAGTACCTGATGACTTCCTGGAAAGGCCTACACTTCTCTCTCCAGAGGAGCTGAAAGCATCAGCAGGAGGTCGAGGTGGGGCAGCAAGTGATCACGCTTGGTATTATGAGGGGCGTAATGGTTGGTGGCAGTATGATGAGCGAACCAGCCGTGAGCTGGAGGACGCTTTCTCCAAGGGTAAGAAGACAGCCGAAATGCTCATTGCTGGTTTTTTGTATGTAGCTGACCTGGAGAACATGGTGCAGTATAGGCGCAATGAGCACGGTCGCAGACGTAAGATGAAAAGAGACGTTTTAGACATTCCCAAGAAGGGGGTGGCAGGACTGCGATTGGACACTGAGGGTGTTAGTGGGGCCGTGGGGGCTACAAGTAGAGAGAACTCTGCTGATGGGGCTGATACCACACTGACAAATATACAGCAACAGGTTACAGGTATCTCTTCTACTGTATCAGCCCCTTCAGCTCCTGCCAGACCTCCCACTTCCCTCGGTGGTCAGCCAGGCCCCAGTACTAGCCCCCCTCTGGAGGATGCGCTCTCCCAGCTGCAAATCAGCCCCAGGCCCACACCTTCTCATGAGCGGTCTGAGGCTGGggaaggagaggaagatgaggaggaggaggcctcACCTTCCAGGTCCTCTGACCCTCACACCTCTGTAGATGAGTCTGGCTCTGGAGATTGGAGTGATGATGAGGACGAGGAGGATGAAGAAGAGAATGGGGGAGATGGAGAGCATGTGGAGCCGTGGGAGGGTAGGCCAAGGAGACAAAGACTGAATCCAGAGGACAGAGCCCCTCCTCGTTCAGAGTCTGCCTCCCCGTCTCCCTCATCCAGTAGCAGTGGAAGGTCCAGAATGCCTGATGGCCAGTGTACAGTGACTGAAGTGTGA
- the rspo3 gene encoding R-spondin-3 — protein sequence MQLQLSFVLIILHCMDYIGCQQHSSSRHRQHKPISGVSSGCQQGGCLTCSDYNGCLSCKPRFFMHLERIGMKQIGVCMTSCPPGFYGTRSPERNTCTKCRSECDSCFNKNFCTHCRAGFYLHLGKCQENCPEGMVRSDAQRECILKCPADCESCVSSDTCKQCRPGLYQLSGICHHVCPEDYEPSDKLMECIPQVHCEVGEWSEWSPCSKSGRTCGFKRGQETRTRQVMHYPSPFGKPCPEVSEIRECMVRRRKCPGRKKNERREGRNRNNRKDKENQEGRRERKREREREKERDTGEREDSVNRNKTEHRHRRGHETELVSPVDGPIQ from the exons CGATCTCTGGTGTGAGCTCAGGGTGCCAGCAGGGTGGCTGTCTGACCTGCTCTGACTACAATGGCTGTCTCTCCTGCAAGCCGCGCTTCTTCATGCATTTGGAGAGGATTGGGATGAAGCAGATCGGGGTGTGCATGACTTCCTGTCCACCAGGCTTTTATGGCACACGCTCTCCTGAAAGAAACACCTGTACAA AGTGCAGGTCGGAGTGCGACTCCTGCTTCAACAAGAACTTCTGCACGCACTGCCGAGCAGGATTCTACCTTCACCTGGGCAAGTGCCAGGAGAACTGCCCTGAGGGCATGGTCCGCAGCGACGCACAGAGGGAGTGTATTCTCA AGTGTCCTGCAGACTGTGAGTCATGTGTGAGCAGCGACACGTGTAAGCAGTGCCGGCCGGGCCTATACCAGCTCAGTGGGATATGTCACCATGTCTGTCCAGAGGACTATGAGCCCAGTGACAAACTCATGGAGTGCATACCGCAAG TGCACTGTGAGGTGGGTGAATGGAGTGAGTGGAGCCCCTGCTCTAAATCTGGTAGAACCTGTGGCTTCAAGCGGGGCCAGGAGACCCGCACAAGGCAGGTCATGCATTACCCATCGCCCTTTGGCAAACCCTGCCCTGAGGTCTCTGAGATCAGAGAGTGCATGGTCAGGAGGAGGAAATGTCCag GCCGGAAGAAGAATGAGCGGAGAGAAGGAAGGAATCGCAACAAccggaaagataaggagaatcAGGAGGGGAGGcgggagaggaagagagaaagggaacgagagaaggagagagacacGGGTGAACGTGAAGATTCTGTTAACAGGAACAAAACAGAGCACAGGCACCGCAGAGGCCACGAGACAGAGCTAGTCTCACCTGTAGACGGCCCTATCCAGTAG
- the mtcl3a gene encoding protein SOGA3a, with translation MWSAFVNGAGLHSGGGAGGGYVPSQGWEFVPCSRMERTDRGKGKNRNPLRRISSPPTVFSQIYDTQLGASPAGAEGEAGSQLEIHRGQMWPGPEPQQQQQQREAQHTRLKKKFEDLKKRHVHDKEEWMRQKESLLREVADIQCFLQGGENRRILLDLKTVLEDVQVEVKREEEKRTELQLQYTRDRCAWELEKAELKCRIAQLEGREAAGLVRGGVQSAAGPGSSASRCTREQHGETSTTCREREEQQRILADTYSTAMDLRSRLEHSERDWLREKAELLERFDVERREWESQLKDMQKKIEELYCEVRTKRAGPGLDSGRPDAASDAVHRLSIRSTSTGSSLLSDNSHSEPLSSSSQSEPNRHPSLPGLYHNRSVSVDGGCGNKNSHHSSCFQKDSLCDFIVGNEFARSQYSQPKLVDVLKSAGTWQQSSVTDNKEDVDTAELDADYHGAPECGVKKENVCKGNEERGLSDGSDKKTNTIALNAALKEIARVSEELCSYQDEIRKKNGDKRNRSESLCLSQESDILFGHNETRLDVDESPCDLSQIYDDLLALERENWITLSPGNTWQVKRGLSESWTTKNTDPDGYTNTQTSHGVHSEMDTAAPPIPPRTSSWNLSTPTHPDTELHIPESPISTVKKCHSPCALVDRKCSSPSIVRKFGAMLQENEGKVFVDGVVASCSVPANSNCNMACCHNRWSCDTSKFTNSKLSTYGSVQKSFSEVNIRTTRKDLCSDYGPGVGNLKGAEAQTPPTVRELPVELLLSSPVSPNLQGSRRNIMLEQKTAEFNRTLFQAEMGRGVDGEDSFNAANTSSVGFQPVHTESEVLPSKETKFEPHFTDATTSIMGVHPEATVSESAIQNPEVQPRSVRCTTKPEEAIIKQEPPSVLSTVPPQAVLREAPVPSHNPAHHCEVKHKVRTASSPSKKTQHRGATEGLFSEPVLPASTQPAQPVDDSSSKKENPHGAKAQPVRAAVSLQQLSAENKQRQTAQPRHVSGSSCQSDSSRPGPRIMNDHPWKPLTLAAYPRPEGSRSNYGAVERILKNYESAARAQQNEMHSNSNPFFSAAQEKNATELDMLNVNPLPLPLTLRHTQSAPVMHPSHAQLSSHSASGVKEIQLVVQENEEPSVFSSSTHKSFSRPARPANRRLPSRWASRSPTSSSSTSSSPSTTPVVPPSIPLQKLSSSFTYSHAFHIETIII, from the exons ATGTGGAGCGCTTTTGTGAACGGCGCGGGGCTGCACAGTGGGGGCGGTGCTGGCGGGGGATACGTCCCTTCTCAGGGATGGGAGTTTGTCCCGTGCTCCAGGATGGAGAGGACAGACAGAGGCAAGGGAAAAAATCGCAACCCGCTGAGGAGGATCTCTTCCCCACCCACCGTCTTCAGTCAGATCTACGACACGCAGCTCGGTGCTTCCCCCGCAGGTGCAGAGGGTGAAGCGGGGTCCCAGCTTGAGATTCACAGGGGGCAAATGTGGCCAGGTCCAGaaccccagcagcagcagcagcagcgggaAGCCCAGCATACACGgctaaaaaagaaatttgaGGATCTAAAAAAGCGACACGTACATGACAAAGAAGAATGGATGCGCCAGAAGGAGTCATTGTTGAGAGAAGTGGCTGACATACAA tgtttcCTGCAGGGAGGGGAGAACAGGAGGATTCTGTTGGACCTGAAGACGGTTTTAGAAGACGTGCAGGTGGAGgtgaagagagaagaagagaagagaacaGAACTCCAGTTGCAGTATACCAGAGACAGATGTGCATGGGAGCTGGAGAAAGCTGAACTGAAATGCAGGATTGCACAG TTGGAGGGTAGAGAGGCTGCTGGATTGGTACGTGGAGGGGTCCAGTCAGCAGCAGGACCTGGCTCTTCAGCTTCACGGTGCACTCGAGAACAGCACGGTGAGACATCGACGACCTGCAGGGAGAGGGAAGAGCAGCAGAGGATCCTGGCAGATACATATTCTACGGCCATGGACCTGCGCAGCCGCCTGGAGCACAGTGAGAGGGACTGGTTGAGAGAGAAAGCTGAGCTGCTGGAAAGGTTTGACGTGGAGAGAAGGGAGTGGGAGAGCCAGCTGAAGGATATGCAGAAGAAAATAGAAGAG CTGTACTGTGAGGTGAGAACCAAGCGAGCAGGGCCTGGACTGGACAGTGGCAGACCGGATGCCGCCAGTGATGCTGTGCATAGACTCAGCATCCGCTCCACCAGCACAGGGTCGAGTCTTCTCAGCGATAACTCCCACTCGGAGccactcagcagcagcagtcagtCAGAACCAAACAGACATCCATCTTTACCTGGACTTTATCACAACAGAAGCGTCAGTGTTGATGGTGGTTGCGGTAACAAAAACAGTCACCACTCCTCCTGCTTCCAGAAAGACAGTCTGTGTGATTTTATAGTTGGTAATGAGTTCGCTCGGAGCCAGTATTCACAACCTAAGCTTGTGGATGTATTGAAATCTGCAGGGACTTGGCAGCAAAGCTCAGTCACTGATAATAAGGAAGATGTGGATACAGCAGAGCTTGATGCTGATTATCACGGAGCCCCAGAATGTGgagttaaaaaggaaaatgtttgtaaaggcaaTGAGGAAAGAGGCCTGAGCGACGGCAGTGACAAGAAGACGAATACGATTGCTCTTAATGCT GCTCTCAAAGAGATTGCCCGTGTAAGTGAGGAGCTTTGTAGTTACCAGGATGAGATCAGAAAGAAGAACGGAGATAAGAG GAATCGATCTGAATCTCTGTGCCTATCTCAGGAAAGTGACATACTCTTTGGCCATAACGAAACGCGCCTAGATGTGGATGAATCTCCTTGTGACCTCAGCCAGATCTACGATGATCTCCTGGCCTTGGAGAGGGAAAATTGGATCACTTTGTCTCCAGGTAACACCTGGCAAGTAAAAAGAGGGCTGAGTGAATCCTGGAcaacaaagaacactgatcCAGATggctacacaaacacacagacaagccATGGAGTGCACTCTGAAATGGATACAGCAGCCCCACCCATCCCTCCTCGGACCTCCTCCTGGAATCTGAGCACTCCCACCCATCCGGACACAGAACTGCACATCCCTGAATCTCCAATATCAACTGTGAAGAAGTGCCATAGTCCCTGCGCTTTAGTGGACAGAAAGTGTAGCAGCCCATCCATTGTCAGGAAGTTTGGGGCTATGCTAcaagaaaatgaaggaaaagttTTTGTAGATGGTGTGGTAGCATCGTGCTCGGTGCCTGCTAACTCTAACTGTAATATGGCCTGTTGTCATAACCGCTGGTCCTGTGATACAAGCAAGTTCACTAACAGTAAGTTGTCCACATATGGATCTGTGCAGAAAAGCTTCTCTGAAGTCAACATACGGACTACCAGGAAAGATCTGTGTTCAGATTACGGTCCAGGTGTTGGAAATTTAAAAGGTGCTGAGGCACAAACACCTCCAACTGTCAGAGAATTACCTGTAGAGTTGCTCCTGTCCTCACCTGTCAGCCCCAACCTTCAGGGGTCCAGAAGAAACATAATGCTggaacaaaaaacagctgagttCAACCGAACTTTATTTCAGGCAGAGATGGGCCGTGGGGTAGATGGAGAAGACAGTTTTAATGCAGCAAATACCAGCTCAGTGGGTTTCCAACCGGTCCATACAGAATCTGAGGTTTTACCTTCCAAAGAGACTAAGTTTGAGCCACATTTTACTGATGCAACCACTAGCATCATGGGTGTGCATCCTGAAGCAACTGTCTCAGAGTCTGCAATACAGAACCCTGAGGTCCAACCAAGGTCAGTAAGATGCACCACTAAACCAGAGGAGGCTATTATAAAGCAAGAACCTCCTTCTGTACTTTCAACTGTTCCACCACAGGCAGTTCTTAGAGAAGCACCAGTACCCTCTCATAATCCTGCACACCATTGTGAGGTCAAGCACAAAGTTAGAACAGCAAGCAGTCCTTCgaagaaaacacaacacagaggaGCAACAGAGGGTCTTTTTTCTGAACCGGTCTTGCCTGCAAGTACTCAGCCAGCTCAGCCTGTGGATGATTCCAGCTCTAAGAAAGAGAATCCCCATGGAGCAAAGGCTCAGCCAGTCAGAGCTGCTGTTtcactccagcagctgtctgctGAGAACAAACAAAGACAGACGGCACAGCCAAGACATGTTTCAGGGTCTTCCTGCCAGTCTGACTCCTCCAGACCTGGGCCTCGAATAATGAATGACCATCCGTGGAAACCCCTCACTCTTGCTGCATACCCGAGGCCTGAGGGATCCAGGTCCAACTATGGAGCAGTTGAAAGAATTCTGAAAAATTATGAAAGTGCAGCTCGGGCACAACAGAACGAGATGCATTCTAACTCTAACCCATTCTTCAGTGCTGCACAGGAGAAGAATGCCACAGAACTGGACATGCTGAATGTGAACCCTCTGCCTTTACCTCTTACtttgagacacacacagagtgccCCAGTCATGCACCCCAGTCATGCACAGCTAAGCAGCCACAGTGCCAGTGGTGTGAAAGAGATACAGCTTGTAGTGCAG gaAAATGAAGAGCCTTCTGTCTTTTCTTCCTCCACCCACAAGAGCTTTTCAAGACCTGCCCGCCCAGCCAACCGTCGTCTCCCCTCGCGATGGGCCAGCCGCTCCCCCACTTCGTCCTCCTCCACCTCATCCTCTCCCTCTACCACTCCTGTTGTGCCTCCATCCATTCCCCTTCAGAAGCTCTCCTCTTCTTTTACATACTCACATGCCTTTCACATTGAGACTATCATCATTTGA
- the mdh2 gene encoding malate dehydrogenase, mitochondrial — MFSRAVRPTVSLVRGLATSSQNKAKVAVLGASGGIGQPLSLLLKNSPLVSHLSLFDIAHTPGVAADLSHIETRAKVTGHIGPDQLDAALQGCDVVVIPAGVPRKPGMTRDDLFNTNASIVATLTDACARTCPEALICIISNPVNSTIPITSEIMKKRGVYNPNKVFGVTTLDIVRANTFVAELKGLDPARVNVPVIGGHAGKTIIPLISQCTPKVEFPADQLSALTERIQEAGTEVVKAKAGAGSATLSMAYAGARFTFSVLDAMNGKEGVVECSFVRSEETECKYFSTPILLGKNGIEKNLGLGKLSAFEEKLVADAIGELKASIKKGEDFVANLK; from the coding sequence ATGTTTTCCCGTGCTGTGAGACCTACCGTTAGCCTCGTGCGGGGCTTGGCCACCTCGTCGCAGAACAAAGCCAAGGTGGCGGTGCTCGGGGCTTCGGGCGGCATAGGCCAGCCGCTATCTCTGCTACTCAAGAATAGCCCCCTGGTGAGCCACCTCTCCCTGTTTGATATCGCTCATACACCCGGAGTGGCTGCAGACCTCAGCCACATCGAGACGAGGGCCAAGGTGACCGGCCACATAGGCCCCGACCAGCTCGACGCTGCGCTGCAGGGTTGCGACGTTGTGGTAATTCCAGCCGGCGTGCCCAGAAAACCAGGCATGACCCGCGATGACCTTTTCAACACCAACGCCAGCATTGTGGCCACCTTGACCGATGCCTGCGCCCGCACTTGCCCTGAGGCTCTGATCTGCATTATCTCCAATCCCGTCAACTCCACCATCCCGATTACATCAGAGATCATGAAGAAACGTGGAGTGTACAACCCAAACAAAGTGTTTGGTGTTACAACCTTGGACATTGTAAGAGCTAACACCTTTGTTGCAGAGCTCAAGGGCCTGGATCCTGCTCGTGTTAATGTGCCGGTGATTGGAGGCCATGCTGGGAAGACCATCATTCCCCTCATTTCCCAGTGCACACCTAAAGTGGAGTTCCCTGCTGACCAGCTCTCTGCCCTGACTGAAAGGATCCAGGAGGCCGGCACAGAGGTGGTCAAGGCCAAGGCTGGAGCTGGATCTGCAACCCTCTCGATGGCCTATGCTGGCGCCCGCTTCACCTTCTCCGTCCTGGACGCCATGAATGGAAAAGAGGGAGTGGTGGAGTGTTCCtttgtcaggtctgaggagacaGAGTGCAAGTACTTCTCCACACCTATCCTTCTGGGGAAGAACGGCATCGAGAAGAACCTTGGCCTTGGCAAGTTGTCTGCCTTTGAGGAGAAGCTGGTTGCTGACGCCATCGGTGAGCTGAAGGCCTCTATCAAGAAGGGCGAGGATTTTGTAGCCAACTTGAAGTGA